TGTGCTGTTGCAGCCTGCTTCAGTAAACAAGCTGGGgttgctgagctgctgtgtcagAACTGTGGCTGGTTTTGTGTTAAAGGTGCAAAGGGAGCAGTTTTGAGgtttcacacagaaaaaacGATGCACCGATACACCACCATGCGCTGTGCTTGGTGTTTGGGTGCAGTGTGTAAAAACCACAAGTCAACTCCATCATCACAAAACACAATCATCACTTCATGGCAGTGATGATTTAGCTGCTCATAAAGCTCTGGATGGAGCTGGTGAgctccagagctgtgtgagaCACACTGGGAACTTACTGCAATCTGGATGTGGAAACATCTGCACGGTGTGATACCAGTTAAATGGCTGTTCACATGTTTCCCTGGTGAGTAACTGGGAACTCATTTGCTGGTTTCTGCTTTCAAATAGCAAGGCTTTTCTTTTCAAGGCTCAGTTTTAGTGTGGGAAGACACTGGCCTTGCATTTAGAGAAGCAGATGGCAGCCTTTCCTGAGCTGTCTCAGGTTTTATTAGGATGAACTGCACTCACTCAGGCTTTGGAACAGAATTTGTTTCATAAGTATGTGGTCTCTGTGCTGAACGTGAAGAACTttgaaaaacaacacaaaactaCCAAATCcaagaaaagtaaatttttttagcgcttctgaagcagcagagagctgggattttccagcagACAATGGGGAAGTACCTAGAAGTGGTGACAATTCCTCTTTTAGGTCTCATGGACAGTCCAACTTTTTACATTCACTTTTTATGCTATCCCAGTCATCACTCTCTAAACACTTTTTCCGTGCAAGAGGTCAGTTTGGAGACCCCAAGGaatgctttataaatatttgaattaCCACTGCTTACAGACAGACTGTTGTTAAAGATCTCTTGATAAAGAGCAGAGCACACAGGCCCAGCCAGTTCTGCCTAACCCCATTTTAAGCCAGTTCTGCCTAACCCCATCAAGCAAATCTAACTGCTAAATGACATATTTCCTGCAAAGATAAATCTGCCTCGAGAGGAGCTTGCTGGCAAGCAGCGGTGAGTtgtggctgctgtgcttccAGGTATCTGGAAGCTTCTGTGCAGTGAGTGgagaggagcacagggaatATCTCAGTGCTGACACCAATCTGTTGGGTTCTGCAGCCGCTCTGTGCCGTGGTTTTGCCGTCTCCTGGCTCCAAGGGCTCCTCTTGCCATGAGCTCCTTCGAGGAGGCCGAAACAGAGGAGACAGTGACGTGCCTCCACCTGACCTTCTACCACCCTGGGCAGGGTGAGAAGATGATGTTCCGCTGCCTGGATTTCTGCCGGCGGCAGCAGCTGCGGGCAGACGACACGGCCAAGTTCGGCCGCGACTCCAGCCTGTGCCACTACAGCCTGGTGGACACGCGCGTCTCCCGCATCCAGTTCTCCCTCCAGTTCTACAGGAAGCTCCACAGCTCCGAATATGCCTTCGAGATCAAGAACCTCAGCAAGAAAACGAAGCTGACCGTCAACCAAACGGAGCTGGGTTACTTGAACAAAATAGACCTGCCCTGGAAGTGCATCATCTGCTTCGGGGACTACCAGATCCTGGCAGAGATTCAAGAAGGGGAGGCCGTGGATTATTTTGAGACTCACTTGCACTTGGCTGAAGCACCCATCTTACAAGAAAAGtgcctgccatccctgcagcctaTACCTGAGAATGgcatttctccttccttttctcttggCCAAGGCAAAAGCCCCACAGAGATTGATGAGAACGAGCTGTGCTAGTgaggagaaggaggctggaTCAGGTTTTCTAGCCTCCAGCATGCACAGCTCTCACCTCAGCCCAGTGTTCTTGGTGGTGCTCACTGACTGCTGCACATCAGTCTTCTTTACTTGGTATTATCAGCCCGGGCATTCCAGAGCACTGCTCCCTCCACAGGAATGGATTCCTGACACTGCCTTCTCGGAGGGCTCTCTGATGCCCAGAAAGGTGTGGGAGACAAGAGTTCACTCAAatccacagaatcccagaactgTGGCCATGTGCC
The genomic region above belongs to Molothrus aeneus isolate 106 chromosome 4, BPBGC_Maene_1.0, whole genome shotgun sequence and contains:
- the TIFA gene encoding TRAF-interacting protein with FHA domain-containing protein A gives rise to the protein MSSFEEAETEETVTCLHLTFYHPGQGEKMMFRCLDFCRRQQLRADDTAKFGRDSSLCHYSLVDTRVSRIQFSLQFYRKLHSSEYAFEIKNLSKKTKLTVNQTELGYLNKIDLPWKCIICFGDYQILAEIQEGEAVDYFETHLHLAEAPILQEKCLPSLQPIPENGISPSFSLGQGKSPTEIDENELC